The sequence GTTCGAAGGAAACCCATCCCATGCCGTTCAGGTACAGTTCCGGCCACGCATGGGACTGCTTTCCACTGACCGAGTAGCCGGTGAGCTCTGTGCCGTCTTCAATGCTCCGGTCCAGCATGCCCCGGGACATGTCGTCGTTGAAGTTGATGCTCTCTCCGGTAGCTTCACCTGGCGCGTAGCCCACTACGATGCGCGAGGGGATGCCTGCCTTGCGCGCAAGCAGCGCCATGGCGGAGGCAAAATGCACACAGTATCCTTGGCGCCGGGACAAGAAGGCTTCGACGACACGGGAATTGGCGCCGTCATAGCCTTCGCGCAGGGGCGTGCGTTCGGAGTAGACGAAGTCGCCGGAACGGAAGAAATGCTGCAGCGCTATGGCGGCATCGATATCATTGGCAGGAATCCCGCCCTGGCCGAAGACTTCGTTCAAAGTTTGCTGCAATAGCGGTTCCAGCCCATTATCTGGATCTTGGGGAAGCTTCAGATATTCGGGCAGCTGCGCAGCTGCACTGATTCCCAACTGGCCGATGTTGCGGACCATTTCGGTATTGATGAATAAGTCCGCATAGGTCACGGAAATATCGTTGGTGGATGCCCGGGCCTCGGAGGAGAGACCGGCGACGGAAGTCTCATAAGTCCAATTCCAGTCCCCAGCGATGCCCTGCACGAAGTGGGCTCGGTTGGGCAGGGGGAGCACGGAAGTGCTGATTCCACCGGGCCAGTTCATTTGAAGCAGTTCATTGGTGCTGTTGAGCTCGTTGAAATTCTTCGGAACTGCTGTGGTGCCGTTAAGCGTGGATGTCAGCATGTCTTCGCTTGGTTCCCAGCGGTCAGCGGAGAGGTCCTTGATGACCTGGGTGCGCAGATACGGCGCCTTTTCTGCGGTCGTGTAGTAGGTCAAAATAGGGACGCCGCTGTTTGAACGCAGGTCTCGCCCCAGATTGATCAACGGGTCGACATTGCTTGCCAGCAAGTCTCCCGACGGCCGTTGCCCTTCGGAGAACATACCATTGCGGAACCCTGGCATCCAGGAGCTGGCGGCCAAGAGGACACTGATGCAAGCCATGGCGGTTATACCTAGAATTCCCAACGTCCTGGGCTTGGGCAGGGGCACTCTGGCATGCTTGGCGGATACCGGGGCGAAGAGATAGGGAATGAGAGCGATATACCCGAGCATGCCCAGCAAAATCAGCGCCAGATAACCAATTCCGGCTCCTTCTTGCTTGAACAGCGAGGCGATAATCGGTGCCAGCGTTATGGGAATGATGCTCAGCATGGCCAGCCGGCGCGAACCGGCCAGCAGCTCGACGGCCAAGCTGATGGCCAGCGTGAAGCACAGGACGCTGAAGGCTACGGGCAGGGAAGTGGCCACAGGCGGAACTTGAGTGGCCAGCTGCATGCCAGCTTCGCTCAACATCGCCCAGACCCACTGGGTAAATGGCAAGTTCCCCAGGTTCAGTGTGCGGGCTTCGCTGAACGCGACGGCAAGCAGTGCCACGATCGCCGCCGCGGGAAAAGCAGCCCAGCGCAAGCGGGGGATTGCGCGCAATACAGCGGCCGATAAGTGCAAGGCAAGAATCGGGACGACCAGGGCCGGGAACCAACGAGCACCTTCGACAACGCCGCTCAGCGAGGCCGAGCCGGCCAGCACTGCGACAGCAAGGCAGCACGCGGCGGCAATCGGAACGAGCAACCACCGCAGTGCCCGCTTGTACCCTGGCTCCGGAGTGGGAGCTGGAGGGTTTGCAATTTGCGCGAGGCGCGCGGCAAGGTCAGCGCTCATCGTTCCACATCGAATCTATGGACATGTTGCCGGGAAGGATGTGTATTTTCCATCCGGTGCGTGCCAATTCCTGGTGCACGCGCAGATAACGTTCTGGGTTGCTGACCAATAGGAACAGCTCACCGTGGCGCACGGTGCGGGCGAGGGTAGCCAGCCATGCTGCCTGAGCCGTGTCGAGTTCACCGAGGATCATGATGACAGGTTCGTCGCGGTAGCCCAGCAATTCCTTGTGCAAGGAACTGCCGAAGATTTCTGCTCCATTGGCGGGCATTGCATCATTGACCAAGGCCAATTCCGACGTTGCAGCATGGAAGTCTTCAAAAGAATCCAGTGCGCCCAGCTCGGAGATGCTCTGCTGGTCGCGTTCAGCCAAGGGCATTCCGTCCAGATTGCGGAAGGCGAGCTGGTAGCCGCTGTTGGCGTAGCGCAGGCCAATGCTGCTGGCCAATGACAATGCGTTCTCGAAGCGGCGACTGCTGGTCAGCGCTTCTGCGCGAGCCTGCGGCAAGGAGAGCTTCAGATCCGATCCGCTGTGGATCCAGCGGTCCAAGGAAGTATCCAAAGCCAGAAGGGCTTGGGCTGTGGCGACGTGGTTTTCTTGGCGAACCATGAGCTTGCCGTGGCGGGCGCTGGCTTTCCAATGGACCTGGCGGATGGAGTCTCCTTGCTGGTAGTCGCGGGTGGCGACATCGTAGTAATCGGCGGTGGTGCTCCGGGAGAATTTGGCATCGCCGGTCAGCGTGCGTTCGCCCAGCGAGGCCAGCCGATCCAGGGCATGCAGTTGCGAACGTACAGGAACTTCCAAATCGTCCCCGGTGCGCACCATTCCCCGGATAAGTCCCAGCGGGTCGCCGACTATTTGCTGGGCAGGCCCCAATAGATGGATTCCGCGCGTGCGGAACACCAACTCGTATTCAACGGATCCAGGAGCTTGGAAGCGCGGGCCGGGGCCAAAATCTTCTGGCAGTTGCTCTTGGATGGTTGCTGGTTCGGCACAGGTTAAACGGAACCTGCTGACCTCGCCAACGCTGGGAACCACAGAGAGCAGTTCGCGGTGCAAATTCGTTCGTCCACGCAAGTTGAAGGCCAAGGCCCAGCTGGCCAACGCCAACGTCAGCAGCGCCAGGCCCAGCGCCATCATTTCGTGCCGTCCCAACAGGTAGGACACGAATACCAGCAGTCCGCCAGCCGCTGCCGTGCACCAGCCACGCACAGTGAACAGGTCAAGATGCCACCGCCGCAGGGCCGGCGGTGTTGTCTCGGTCCGCGTCCACGACAGGGCATCGCGCGAATCGTAGCGGGGAATCTTTTCCATGGCTGTTGTGCTAGTTCACGGGGGTGCTGGCAACCAGCTCTTGAATCACAGCACTGGTATCCATACCGTCGGCAACCGCTCTTCGGGTCAGAATCAGGCGGTGGTTGAGCACCATTTGGGCTACGCTGCGAACGTCTTCGGGCAATACGTGGTCGCGTCCTTGGATTGCGGCACGGGCCTTGGCGGCGCGGACCCACTGGATCAGAGCGCGCGGGGAGGCGCCCAAGGCTACTTGCGGATGCTCGCGGGTGGCCCGGCCCAGATCCACGACGTAGGAGCCCAAGCGTTCGGTGACAATGACCGTTTTGACCTGCTCAATCATGTGCCGTAGCTCCGCTAGCTCCACCACGGCCCGCAGTGCTTCCAAGGGGTCGAATTGGTGCCGGCCGGCAAGCATCGAGATTTCCGCGTCGCGTTGCGGATACCCCAGCGACAGCCGTGCCATGAATCGGTCACGTTGGGCTTCAGGCAAAGCGAAAGTGCCTTCAGAATCAACGGGATTCTGGGTTGCCACCACCATGAAGGGCTGCTCTAGCCGGTGGGTGATTGAATCTACGGTGACTTGTTGTTCTTCCATGCATTCAAGCAGTGCCGACTGTGTTTTAGCGTTTGCCCGGTTGATCTCATCGGCAATGACAATATTGGCGAAGATCGGCCCCGGGTGGAAGGTGAATTCGTGTGTCTGCGGGGAGTACACCGAAACGCCGGTGACATCGCTGGGCAGAAGATCCGGGGTGAACTGAATGCGATGAACTGAACCATTGACACTGCGCGCCATTGATTTGGCCAGCATGGTCTTGCCGACTCCTGGGACGTCTTCGATCAAGAGATGGCCCTGTGCCAGCAATACGGTCAATGCGCTGGTTACGGCCTCTGGCTTGCCAGTGATGACGCTTTGGACCGCATCGAATATCCGCTGGCAATTCGACTGGAATGCTGAATCGAGCGACGGCACTGTTTGGTTCGCACTCATGCGCGGCTCCTTCTGAAGAATGAATCACCTGCGAGATCATTCGCAGTTACTGCATTCGATTGCGTCTTGCATCACATCATATGGGGTTCTTTTATCCAGCAACAGACTCTTATTGCCGGGGAGTGAGCGCCGGATTATTGCCAATGCACGAGGTGGTGCCACAATTAACCGCAGGGTTGACCTCAGTACTGATGCGCAAAGGATTACCGTGTCCAAGAAGAAACATACCGATCTCACGCTGGTTCCAGCAGCTTACCGCCCTGTGGACGAAGCGCCGCAGGCTCAGCAGGGGGAGCGGGCGCGCGCTGCAGACAGCGAAGAAGGTGGAAGCAAGCGCAATTTGCACTACCCGGAAGCGCCCGAGGCGCTGCCAGTTCCCGTGGTCGATAACCACACGCACTTGGACTTCCTTGACGGAACCGTGAAGGTATCGGCCTCCGAGGCGCTAGCTGCGGCAGCTGCCGTCGGTGTTAAAGGGCTGATCCAAGTTGGCTGCGATGTGCAGTCATCTGAATATGCTGTTCAGGTCGCCAACGAGCATGCGAATATTCTGGCAGCCGTAGCCATTCATCCCAACGATGCGGCCCGCCTTGCTGAGCGTGCGCAGCTGGACCAGGCGATCGGGCGGATCGAAGAGCTGGCCTCGGATCCGCGGGTGCGTGCCATCGGGGAGACGGGGTTGGACTACTACCGGACCGGTGAAGAGGGACGTGGGGCGCAGGAGCATTCCTTCCGCGAGCACTTGCGCATAGCCGTAGAACAAGGCAAGGCTCTGCAAATCCATGATCGCGATGCCCATGACGACGTCGTTCGGGTGCTGCAGGATGCGCAGTTGCCGAAGAAAGTGGTCTTCCACTGCTTCTCAGGCGATGCGCAGCTGGCACGCATCTGCAACGACAATGGCTGGTACATGTCGTTCTCGGGAACGGTGACGTTCAAGAATTCCCATGATCTTCGCGAAGCTCTGGAACTGGCTGATCCGAAATTGCTTTTGGTGGAAACCGATGCCCCGTTCTTGACGCCGCACCCATTCCGCGGACGCCCTAACGCGAGCTACATGATTCCCTACACCACTAGGTTCTTGGCGGAAACCAAGGGGATTGAACTGGCCGAATTCTGCACCCAGATTGATGCCAATACCCGCGAAGTGTACGGAGGATTCTAGACCGGGACGGTGTGGGTCTCGTTACAGGACACTTGCAAGAATTATAACAATTCGGTTACGGTGGATGAGATGTCCGAAGATGTTCCTGCCAGAAAAT comes from Glutamicibacter arilaitensis Re117 and encodes:
- a CDS encoding DUF58 domain-containing protein, with translation MEKIPRYDSRDALSWTRTETTPPALRRWHLDLFTVRGWCTAAAGGLLVFVSYLLGRHEMMALGLALLTLALASWALAFNLRGRTNLHRELLSVVPSVGEVSRFRLTCAEPATIQEQLPEDFGPGPRFQAPGSVEYELVFRTRGIHLLGPAQQIVGDPLGLIRGMVRTGDDLEVPVRSQLHALDRLASLGERTLTGDAKFSRSTTADYYDVATRDYQQGDSIRQVHWKASARHGKLMVRQENHVATAQALLALDTSLDRWIHSGSDLKLSLPQARAEALTSSRRFENALSLASSIGLRYANSGYQLAFRNLDGMPLAERDQQSISELGALDSFEDFHAATSELALVNDAMPANGAEIFGSSLHKELLGYRDEPVIMILGELDTAQAAWLATLARTVRHGELFLLVSNPERYLRVHQELARTGWKIHILPGNMSIDSMWNDER
- a CDS encoding AAA family ATPase; the protein is MSANQTVPSLDSAFQSNCQRIFDAVQSVITGKPEAVTSALTVLLAQGHLLIEDVPGVGKTMLAKSMARSVNGSVHRIQFTPDLLPSDVTGVSVYSPQTHEFTFHPGPIFANIVIADEINRANAKTQSALLECMEEQQVTVDSITHRLEQPFMVVATQNPVDSEGTFALPEAQRDRFMARLSLGYPQRDAEISMLAGRHQFDPLEALRAVVELAELRHMIEQVKTVIVTERLGSYVVDLGRATREHPQVALGASPRALIQWVRAAKARAAIQGRDHVLPEDVRSVAQMVLNHRLILTRRAVADGMDTSAVIQELVASTPVN
- a CDS encoding transglutaminase TgpA family protein: MSADLAARLAQIANPPAPTPEPGYKRALRWLLVPIAAACCLAVAVLAGSASLSGVVEGARWFPALVVPILALHLSAAVLRAIPRLRWAAFPAAAIVALLAVAFSEARTLNLGNLPFTQWVWAMLSEAGMQLATQVPPVATSLPVAFSVLCFTLAISLAVELLAGSRRLAMLSIIPITLAPIIASLFKQEGAGIGYLALILLGMLGYIALIPYLFAPVSAKHARVPLPKPRTLGILGITAMACISVLLAASSWMPGFRNGMFSEGQRPSGDLLASNVDPLINLGRDLRSNSGVPILTYYTTAEKAPYLRTQVIKDLSADRWEPSEDMLTSTLNGTTAVPKNFNELNSTNELLQMNWPGGISTSVLPLPNRAHFVQGIAGDWNWTYETSVAGLSSEARASTNDISVTYADLFINTEMVRNIGQLGISAAAQLPEYLKLPQDPDNGLEPLLQQTLNEVFGQGGIPANDIDAAIALQHFFRSGDFVYSERTPLREGYDGANSRVVEAFLSRRQGYCVHFASAMALLARKAGIPSRIVVGYAPGEATGESINFNDDMSRGMLDRSIEDGTELTGYSVSGKQSHAWPELYLNGMGWVSFEPTPGRGYSPSYAPEPTPTSTPQESTAPEVPTERSVPSASASATPTAQADAVGNEAQDSFVAWLVPVLLVAACFALSVSPWIRHRQRQERLERVRRGGDSAARALLAELQAIGADYREPAGHHESAGDYTTRLSENHPQVADELQTLKTVVQESFYANRHLGAEDSTILLDALRAVQENLRSELSFIQRCSAFLFPNSVRPARPGKRPRINA
- a CDS encoding TatD family hydrolase produces the protein MSKKKHTDLTLVPAAYRPVDEAPQAQQGERARAADSEEGGSKRNLHYPEAPEALPVPVVDNHTHLDFLDGTVKVSASEALAAAAAVGVKGLIQVGCDVQSSEYAVQVANEHANILAAVAIHPNDAARLAERAQLDQAIGRIEELASDPRVRAIGETGLDYYRTGEEGRGAQEHSFREHLRIAVEQGKALQIHDRDAHDDVVRVLQDAQLPKKVVFHCFSGDAQLARICNDNGWYMSFSGTVTFKNSHDLREALELADPKLLLVETDAPFLTPHPFRGRPNASYMIPYTTRFLAETKGIELAEFCTQIDANTREVYGGF